GGGCGGGAAGGACGCTGCGGCAGTGGCGTCCCGTCGGGCTTCGACTCGTCCCCCTCCGGCTTCGCTTCGGTCGGCTCGGCCACTGGCGGCGAGTCGGGGATGTCTTCCAGCAGCCGCTCCAGGAGATCCGCGGGGGGCTCCGCGGCCGGCGGCTCGGCCAGCTTGTGAGCGATCTGCCGCTGATTCCAACGGGTCATGACGCCTCCTCCAGGATCCCGGCCAGCAGACCGAGGGCTTTCTTCAATCGTTTGCGGACGGCGGTGGGGGTGATGCCCTCGTGCTCGGCGATCTCGCGCACCGGACACTCACCCCAGTAGCGGGCGCTGACGGTGAAGCGCAGATCCTCCGGTAGCTCGAGGACCGCCTTGCGCAGCCGCTCACCTTCCAGATCCAGCCCCACCGACTCCTCCGGCCCCGGCGCCGGATCCACCACCGGCACCTCGTCCGGCAGCTCCACCAAGCGGCGAGGACGGCGGACGTGGTTGAGGAAGGTGTTGTAGGCGATGCGGTAGATCCAGGTGGAAAAGCGCGAGCCACCCCGGAAGCGGGGCAGCGCCGCCCAGGCTCGCCGATAGGCCTCCTGGGTGAGATCCGCCGCCAGCTCCTGATCTCCCGAGCACAGCCGGAAGAGAGCGGCGTAGATGGTGCGGTAGCTCGCCTTCACCAGGTCTTCGGCGGCGGCGCGATCACCGGCGCGATAGGCCGCCAACAGGCGATCCTCGTCGGCCACGGGGACGGGTTGAGCGCTCAAGGGACGAGCCCTTCGAGATCTTCGGCGCGCGCTGGCACCGGAGGTGGCGGGATCTGAGCTCTGAGAGTTGCGGCCATCGGTGCTCCAGGTCGTTGAAGGCCTCCGGGTCATTGAAGGCCGAGGGCGGATGCTTCGAGGGTCCATACTCATTGGACACCACGAGGCCGCAAAAACGAACCGCGGAGCGAAGATTTCTTTCCGGGCAGGTCCCGGACAGGCTCCTAGGTTGGAGCCGCCGGGGCCCCGGACTTACCGCAGATGAAGCTGAGCGACGGCCTCGATATGGCCGGTCTGGGGGAAGAGGTCGAGAACCGTCAGGGAGCTCAGGCGATAGTGCCTGGTGAGTGCTCGCAGATCCCGGGCCAGGGCCGCCGGGTGGCAGGAAACGTAGGTCAGGTGCCGCGGGCGCAGGCGCAGCAGGGCCTGACGCACTTCCAGGCTGAGACCGCTGCGGGGCGGATCCATGATCACGCGACCCGGCCGCTGCCCCGTCTCCTCAGCCCCCGTCGCCTCGGCTCCCGTCTCCTCAGCCCCCGTCGCCTTCTGCGCCCCGAGCTCGCGAGCCCAGCGCTCCACCACCTGGGACACCACCTCCACCTGGGGTAGCTTGTTGTGCCGGGCATTGTTGCGCGCGTGACGGGCGGCGACACGGTCCGATTCCACCGCCACCACCCTCCGGTAGCGCTGCGCCAGAGGCAGGCTGAAGAGACCGACGCCGCTGTAGAGATCGTAGGCCAGATCCCCGCCGGGGTCCTCCTCCGCCGGCCCCAAGGTCTCCTCCACCAGGGCCTCCACCAATCCGCGGTGGACCTGGAAGAAGCAACGGGCGTCGTAGTTGTAGGTCAGCTCTCCCACCTGCATTTCCAGCGTGCCGTGGGGCATCCCCTCGATCACCGGCGCCACCGCCAGAGCACCGTCCCCACCGGCGGCCAGATCCAGGCGCCGGGGCGGCTTCTCCGGCAGTCGCGAGGCGAGGGTGAGGAGCTGACCTTCGAGCTCCGGCACCAAGATGGGACATTGACTCACCGGCACCAGGCGGTTGCTGCCGCGGGCGTGGTACCCCACCTGAACCTCCCCGTCCACCACCTCGGTGTGGAGCTGGGTGCGCAGACGGTAGCCCCAGGGCTGGGCCGCCCGCACGCGGATCTTGGGCACCTCCTCCAGCCGCCCGACCCGGCGGAGCGTTTCGAGCAGAGCCTGCGCCTTGAGACGAGTCTGGAGGGCGTCCTCCAGGTGCTGTAGATCGCAACCGCCGCAGTCGGCAAAGTAGGGGCAGGGAGCCTCTCGGCGGCCGGCGCCGGGCTCCAGGATCTCGACGATCTCCGCCCGGCCGTAGCCCGACTTGCGCTCCACCAGCCGCACCCGCAGACGATCCCCCGGGGCCGAGCGGGCCACGAAAACGGGAATGCCCTCGTAGCGCCCCAGCCCCAGGCCGCCGTCCACCAACTGGTCGATGGTGAGCTCCAGCTCGTCGAGATCGGCCAACCGGTCGCCGGCGGAGCGGCGCTCGGTGGACGCGGACGGGCCAGACGGGGTCCCCTCAGATGAGGTCTCTGCAGACGGGGACGGGCCGGCAGCGGCGGCGGAGCTCGACTCCTCCACCACCGGTTCTCCCTCGCCGCCCTGGCCGGCCTCGCTCAAATCTCTCGGTACAGCCAATGCCGCACCGCGTTGAGACGCTCGCGGACGCTGTCCTGATCCGGCTCGATGAGCCAGAGTGCCGCGGCGATGGAGGAGAGCAGCGAATTGCCGTCCTGGGGCGTGAAGCAGAAGCCGTAGATCTGCCGCTTGCGCCGCACCATCAAGGACGGCAGCACCGCCACGGTCTGGGACAGGATGCGGCCGTAATAGCCATGGTCGCGGCCGAAGCTGAAGATCAGGTTCGCCTGCTGCTTGTCCGTCACCGCCACCCGGTGGTTGGACTTGAGCCGCTGGATCACCTCGTCCACCGAGGTGTCCCGATTGACCATGAGGTTGAACCAGATGGAGTGCATGTACTGGGTGTTGAGCTTGACCGCGCTGGAGAAAAGATCCAGATCCTCTCCCAGGGTGCTGAACAGCGAATGAGCATCCCGAGCATGGTGGGTGCCGAAGTCCGGGTCGTCGTGCTTGCCCACCTGCGGCGCCGGCACGAAGCTGCCCACCTGGGTGATGTCGTTGGCCCGGCGCATGCAGACGAAGCTGCCGGTCTCCAGGCTGTACTCGCCGTTGTCCTCGAGGCAGAGGGTGCGGATCAGTGTCGTGATGTTGTGGGTGTTGCAGGACACCACCTGGATGAAGCGGTCCTGCTCCGGCACCAGCGCCTCGTCGTTGACTCCGCGGGCGTAGGGCTTGCCAAAACCGAACTCACTCCCCTGGGCCAGGAATCCTTTGGGGCCGTTGAGATTCTGGTAGATCTCTTCTTTGTTCCGGTTGCCCGCAGGGGTGCAGTCGATGACCACCGTCGCCCGCTCCAGCGCTTCCTGGGCCTCGAAGCTCACCTCGTGGCCGAGCTTCTCGAAGGCTTCCTTGCGATCCTCATCCACCGCCAGCCGAGCACCGCGCTGCATCAAGTGGTTGATCTTGGCGCGATCAGAGGCCAGGGGCGTCCTCTTGTGGAAGGTCACCTCGTCAATGCCCATCTTGTGACCGAAGTCGGTGAACAGACCGATGAGCGGCTCTCCGATGGTTCCGGTGCCGACGACATGAACGATATTCTTCATCTTCTCCTCCGTAGGGGCAGCCAGTGGACCGCCGCTGGCATGCTCCCTGCAGGTAAGCTCCTACAGATTCGGTTCGTGGCGGGGATGTCCGAGCACCGGATCCACCGGTGGCGGGCTCTCAAGGCTAGCATAGAAACCCCGCCACGGCTCGTCGTTGTGGCACTGCTCGTCACTCCTCGGAGTGGCGGCTATGCTTCTTTCCACCGCGCCACGTGGGATCGCGGCGGGCGAAGACATCGAGATGGGCCGGCACCTCCAACAGGGTGCGGGTCACCTCCGGGTCGCAGATATCGTTCTCGCACTCGTAGGTGTAGACATTCCAATCATCACGGCGCTGATAAGCGCAGAGAGTTTGATACGTGTTGCACTGGCCACATTTGATCGAAAGATTACGGATGTTGATGGAGTCTTCTGGCGGAATCGCCTCGAGCTCTGCATCCGGCGCTTCGGACATCGCGGGCTCCTTTCCTGCTCACCGAGCGTCCAAAATCCGAGTGTTTCATCCCCCGATGGCCGAGGCAAACTCGCCGGGAGCGGCCGGCGGTCGATCCCTACCGAGCCTTCTCTCGGCCTGGTGCGCCGCCGCCGCGTTGCTGACGGCCACGGCCATTGCTCCGCCGGTCTTGGCCCAAGACCGCAACGCCCCCGCGGAGGACGCCTCGGCCCAATCCGGCGCCCAATCCAGTGACCAGTCCTTCGACACCCAGTCCTCCGGAACCCAGTCCTTCGGCACCCAGGTGGACGTGCGCTGGGTGCTGGTACCGGCGCTGGTCAAGAGCCGCAAGGGCTACGTGCAAGGCTTGGAGCAGGAGGACTTTCGCCTCTTCGTCGACGATCGTCCCGTGCCCATCGCGAGCTTCGAGACCGGCACCGAAGCTCCCATCAGCGTCATCTACATGCAGGATCTCTCCGGCAGCGTCGCCAACGGCGACAAATTGGAGATCAGCCGCCAGCTGCTCAACTGCTTTCTCGACCGCTCCCGGCCCTACGACGACTACACCATCGCCACCTTCGGCAACGAGCGCATCCAGGTCGAGATCCCCGCCACCTCCGATTTCTTCAAGCTGCGCCGCTCGATGTGGAAATGGCAGCCCCGGGGCACCACCGCGCTCCACGACGCCGTCGCCTGGCTGCCGGACCTCGGTACCCGCAGCGAGAACGCCAAGCGGGTGGCCATCCTGGTCACCGACGGCGCCGACAACGCCAGCACCCTCACCGGCGAGGAAGCCCGCTCCCTGGTGCGCCAGGCGGAGCTACCGGTGTACGTGCTGGGCTTGCGGGCGGGTACCGCTCCCGGGGCCACCACCGAGCACTTGGAGCGCCAGAGCTTCCTCCACGTGCTGCGGCTCCTGGCTTTCCAGACCGGTGGCCGCTACGCTTCTCTGAGCCCCGTGGACGACGTCCGGGAGATCTGCGAATCGATTCTGCAAGACTTGCGCTACCAATACGTTCTGGGATTTCCCGCCGGCGCTGGAGACAGCTATCGACAGATCCGAGTCGAGGTCGACGGACGCAATCGCCAGGTCACCGCGCGGCGCGGCTATACCGGCGGAGTGCCTACTCCAGCGGGCTCGCAGCCCTGAGCCCACCCCGAGAACCGCACGCCGAAGACCATCAACAAGTGCTAAATGCTTACCCCTAAAGGAAATCCGCGGACTGCGCCGGGCCAAGGCTCTGCTATGATCCGCTTTCATGAATGCTTTCGCCAGGAAGCCCCCGCTTTCCTGAATCGCGAAATAACCCCCATGAGGAGGATAAAATGAAATTCGATAGCAAATGGACCGCGTTGGTGCTGGTGGCCGTTCTGGCGACCACCGGCTGTGCCACCAAGAAGTATGTCGGCGAGCAGGTCAGCGCCAGCGAGCAGCAGACCAGCCAGCGCATCGAGCAGGTCGAGGGTCAGGTCGAATCCAACCAGACCCGCCTCGACGAGCAGGAAGGCAACATCGAAGAGGCTTCCAAGACCGCCCAGGAAGCCCTGGATCGCGCCATCGCCGCCGGCAAGCTTGCCGAGGGCAAATTCCTCTACGAGGCCTCCTTCACCGAGGACCAGGTGCGCTTTGCCAGCGACAAGGCGGAGCTCGACGACTCCAGCCGCGCTGCCCTCGACGCCTTCGCCGAGAAGGTCAAGGGCGAGAACCAGAATGTCTACCTGGAGATCCAGGGCCACACCGACGCCACCGGTGGTGACGATCACAACTACGAGCTGGGCCTCGAGCGGGCCGAGACGGTGCGCCGCTACCTGAACATGGAGCAGGGCTTCCCGCTGCACCGCATGTCCGTGATCTCCTACGGCGAGAGCGCTCCGGTGGGCGACAACAAGACCAAGGAAGGTCGCGCCAACAACCGCCGCGTGGTGGTGGTCGTTCTCCAGTAACGACAGCGCATGACCGCGGGCCCGATCCTGGATCGGGCGCACGCGCAAGAAGGGCGTTCCCCCCGCGTGGAGGAACGCCCTTTTTGTATCCAGCAGCGGGATGCCCGCCTTCGCGGGCATGACGGCCCAGTAGAGCCTCAGGTCTCCTCCGCCGAAGCCTTCGCCGAGTCCTCCGGCGAGGCCTCCGGCAGATGCTCCTCGATGAGGTCCCGCAGGGTGTTCTCGGACGTGATGCCGGGGTGGTGGTAGACCATCTCGCCGCTACCGTCCACCAGTACCAGGGTGGGCAAGGCCAGGACGTCGAATCCCAGGCTCACCTCGCCGGTCTCGTCCAGGAGCACCGGATAGGGATAGCCCTTGGACTCCACGAAGGAGCGCACCTGATCCGGCGGCTCCTCGACGTCGATGGAGAGGATCTCGAAACCGCGATCCTTGTAGTCGGGGTAGATGTCCAGGAGGATCTCCGCCTGGGCGTGGCAGGGCGCGCACCAGGTAGCCCAGAAGTCCAGCAGCACCAGCTGGCCCTGATAATCCGCCAGCCCGACCTGGCTGCCGTCCACCGCTTCCAGGCGAAAAGCCGGTGCCTCGCCCCCGGCGGGAGATACCGGCGTGCAGGAAATCACCGCCAGCAATACGATGAGGAGTGTCGAGGGAAAGAGTCGAGTCGAAGCGCCACCGGGACGAGATAGATCCTTCATGGCGCCAAGGATACAGCAACCGGCTCGAGGACTGCCTCGAGACTGCGGCGCAAATTCTCCACCGCCGCCCCGTCAGCGGTCTCCACCGTCAATCGCGCCCGCGGCTCGGCGAGCCCCAGCTCTGCCGGGTCGAAGTCCTCCAGCGTGCGCCGCTTGCGCAGATCGGTCAGCAGGTCGACGAGTCCATGGACCGCTTCGGCGTCGGCGGAGGGTAGATCGCGTTCGTAGAAATAGATGAAGGCGCCGAGGGCAGCGACCACGAAGGACAGCCAGAAGAGGGTTTTGGGCTGCACGCTCACCTCCTCCGTCGCCAGCGCACCCAGAGTCCCGCCGCCACCGCCAGCCCCGGGAGCAAGAGGAGAACCAAGAGGT
This portion of the Acidobacteriota bacterium genome encodes:
- a CDS encoding VWA domain-containing protein; the protein is MAEANSPGAAGGRSLPSLLSAWCAAAALLTATAIAPPVLAQDRNAPAEDASAQSGAQSSDQSFDTQSSGTQSFGTQVDVRWVLVPALVKSRKGYVQGLEQEDFRLFVDDRPVPIASFETGTEAPISVIYMQDLSGSVANGDKLEISRQLLNCFLDRSRPYDDYTIATFGNERIQVEIPATSDFFKLRRSMWKWQPRGTTALHDAVAWLPDLGTRSENAKRVAILVTDGADNASTLTGEEARSLVRQAELPVYVLGLRAGTAPGATTEHLERQSFLHVLRLLAFQTGGRYASLSPVDDVREICESILQDLRYQYVLGFPAGAGDSYRQIRVEVDGRNRQVTARRGYTGGVPTPAGSQP
- a CDS encoding sigma-70 family RNA polymerase sigma factor, whose translation is MSAQPVPVADEDRLLAAYRAGDRAAAEDLVKASYRTIYAALFRLCSGDQELAADLTQEAYRRAWAALPRFRGGSRFSTWIYRIAYNTFLNHVRRPRRLVELPDEVPVVDPAPGPEESVGLDLEGERLRKAVLELPEDLRFTVSARYWGECPVREIAEHEGITPTAVRKRLKKALGLLAGILEEAS
- a CDS encoding OmpA family protein, with the protein product MKFDSKWTALVLVAVLATTGCATKKYVGEQVSASEQQTSQRIEQVEGQVESNQTRLDEQEGNIEEASKTAQEALDRAIAAGKLAEGKFLYEASFTEDQVRFASDKAELDDSSRAALDAFAEKVKGENQNVYLEIQGHTDATGGDDHNYELGLERAETVRRYLNMEQGFPLHRMSVISYGESAPVGDNKTKEGRANNRRVVVVVLQ
- a CDS encoding TlpA disulfide reductase family protein is translated as MKDLSRPGGASTRLFPSTLLIVLLAVISCTPVSPAGGEAPAFRLEAVDGSQVGLADYQGQLVLLDFWATWCAPCHAQAEILLDIYPDYKDRGFEILSIDVEEPPDQVRSFVESKGYPYPVLLDETGEVSLGFDVLALPTLVLVDGSGEMVYHHPGITSENTLRDLIEEHLPEASPEDSAKASAEET
- a CDS encoding TRAM domain-containing protein; the encoded protein is MSEAGQGGEGEPVVEESSSAAAAGPSPSAETSSEGTPSGPSASTERRSAGDRLADLDELELTIDQLVDGGLGLGRYEGIPVFVARSAPGDRLRVRLVERKSGYGRAEIVEILEPGAGRREAPCPYFADCGGCDLQHLEDALQTRLKAQALLETLRRVGRLEEVPKIRVRAAQPWGYRLRTQLHTEVVDGEVQVGYHARGSNRLVPVSQCPILVPELEGQLLTLASRLPEKPPRRLDLAAGGDGALAVAPVIEGMPHGTLEMQVGELTYNYDARCFFQVHRGLVEALVEETLGPAEEDPGGDLAYDLYSGVGLFSLPLAQRYRRVVAVESDRVAARHARNNARHNKLPQVEVVSQVVERWARELGAQKATGAEETGAEATGAEETGQRPGRVIMDPPRSGLSLEVRQALLRLRPRHLTYVSCHPAALARDLRALTRHYRLSSLTVLDLFPQTGHIEAVAQLHLR